A genomic segment from Janthinobacterium sp. 64 encodes:
- a CDS encoding MarR family winged helix-turn-helix transcriptional regulator yields the protein MVVEAEGSAVARAQGLALQNMRVVMRAAQRHSAQIEKQCGVSGAQLWVMQELLERPGLRMGELASKMSIHQTTASNLVDALVKKAYVRKARDQPDQRVVTLTLTEEGQAVIAGAPQPARGLLPSALAQLDPDSLAHLNQGLNALLAVVAPDDRQAGMLPFPFTM from the coding sequence ATGGTGGTGGAAGCGGAAGGTTCGGCGGTGGCCCGGGCACAGGGCCTGGCCTTGCAAAACATGCGCGTCGTCATGCGCGCGGCGCAGCGGCACTCGGCGCAGATCGAGAAGCAATGCGGCGTGTCTGGTGCGCAATTGTGGGTGATGCAGGAATTGCTGGAGCGCCCAGGCCTGCGCATGGGTGAACTGGCAAGCAAGATGTCGATCCACCAGACGACGGCCAGCAACCTGGTCGACGCGCTGGTGAAAAAAGCCTATGTACGCAAGGCGCGCGACCAGCCCGACCAGCGCGTGGTTACGCTCACCCTGACGGAGGAAGGCCAGGCCGTGATCGCCGGCGCGCCGCAGCCGGCGCGCGGCTTGCTGCCCAGTGCGCTGGCCCAGCTGGACCCCGACAGCCTGGCGCACCTGAACCAGGGCTTGAACGCCTTGCTGGCCGTGGTCGCCCCAGATGACCGCCAGGCGGGCATGCTGCCGTTTCCGTTCACCATGTAA